A region of Oceaniferula marina DNA encodes the following proteins:
- a CDS encoding bactofilin family protein, producing MSVFKRVKGAQPNPEPIQAPTRPAAEPPTSAPAASAPSPASQPSKPAPATTSAPSAAPSPSGRNVLSSDVEIKGSIKFSNDLVVDGKIEGEIKSDGSLTVGENARIQAEISTRSVVIYGKVYGNIEVSHNVELKANCELVGDIKAASLSIEPGAIFVGKSTVGTPTAQPKAAPASSQPATSSPAPAKPSEPSKPAAAPTTPQGQQAAKGSDPKLPKHAQQELSGMKKPAEQKSSNQKPMGKPMGKPMGKGPQSMNKR from the coding sequence GTGTCCGTATTTAAAAGAGTCAAAGGAGCCCAACCGAATCCAGAGCCAATCCAAGCCCCAACGCGCCCGGCAGCAGAACCGCCGACCAGCGCCCCGGCAGCCAGCGCTCCATCACCGGCATCCCAACCAAGTAAGCCGGCCCCAGCCACCACTTCCGCTCCTTCAGCTGCACCCAGCCCAAGTGGACGTAACGTGCTCAGCTCGGATGTTGAAATCAAAGGCAGCATCAAATTCTCCAACGACCTCGTTGTCGATGGCAAGATCGAAGGTGAAATCAAATCCGATGGATCACTCACTGTAGGAGAGAACGCACGGATTCAGGCAGAAATCAGCACCCGTTCGGTGGTCATCTACGGAAAAGTCTACGGCAACATCGAAGTCAGCCACAACGTTGAGCTGAAAGCCAACTGCGAACTTGTCGGCGACATCAAAGCCGCCTCCCTTTCCATCGAGCCCGGAGCCATCTTCGTCGGTAAATCAACCGTTGGAACTCCAACCGCACAGCCAAAGGCAGCACCGGCCAGCAGTCAACCTGCAACCAGCAGCCCTGCTCCAGCAAAACCATCCGAGCCAAGCAAGCCAGCCGCTGCTCCAACAACACCACAAGGCCAGCAAGCAGCAAAGGGCAGCGACCCCAAACTACCCAAACATGCGCAGCAGGAACTCTCTGGAATGAAAAAGCCAGCCGAGCAAAAATCTTCCAACCAAAAGCCGATGGGCAAGCCAATGGGAAAACCCATGGGCAAAGGACCTCAGTCGATGAACAAGCGCTAA
- the nadA gene encoding quinolinate synthase NadA: MPSTSLDLRDEILRLKKERNAVILAHNYQTGDIQDLADYVGDSLGLAYRAQEADADVIAFCGVHFMAETAKIVNPGKTVVLPDLDAGCSLEASCPAEDLKSYLKQHADKNYYVIAYINCSAGVKALCDVICTSGNAVRIVEQAPADRPILFVPDANLGAWVMEQTGRKMDLWNGSCHVHMDFTRESINKIKEEHPDALVVAHPECTTAVRLLADEVCSTEKMIPYCQNAPVDNIIVVTESGMLHRLQKEAPGKNLIAGPTERCACNDCHFMKMNTLEKLRDCLQSLQPQIDMPADIREKATAPLLRMLEQSKG, translated from the coding sequence ATGCCAAGCACATCCCTCGACCTCCGAGACGAGATCCTTCGTTTGAAAAAAGAGCGCAACGCCGTCATCCTCGCCCACAACTACCAGACTGGTGATATCCAGGATCTGGCGGATTATGTCGGCGACTCCCTCGGGCTCGCCTACCGTGCCCAGGAAGCAGACGCCGACGTCATCGCTTTCTGCGGGGTCCACTTCATGGCGGAAACCGCCAAAATCGTCAATCCAGGGAAAACAGTCGTCCTGCCCGACCTCGATGCCGGATGTTCACTCGAAGCATCGTGCCCGGCAGAAGACCTCAAATCCTACCTCAAGCAACACGCTGACAAAAATTACTACGTCATCGCCTACATCAACTGCTCGGCCGGGGTGAAGGCACTCTGTGATGTCATCTGCACCTCCGGCAATGCCGTCAGAATTGTTGAGCAAGCCCCGGCAGACCGCCCGATCCTCTTCGTCCCCGACGCCAACCTCGGCGCCTGGGTCATGGAACAAACCGGACGCAAAATGGACCTCTGGAACGGATCCTGCCACGTCCACATGGATTTCACCCGGGAGTCGATCAACAAGATCAAAGAAGAACACCCGGACGCTCTCGTTGTCGCCCACCCGGAATGCACCACGGCCGTACGCCTGCTCGCCGACGAAGTCTGCTCGACAGAAAAAATGATCCCCTACTGCCAGAACGCACCGGTCGACAACATCATCGTCGTCACCGAAAGCGGCATGCTGCACCGACTGCAAAAGGAAGCTCCGGGGAAAAATCTCATTGCCGGCCCCACCGAACGCTGCGCCTGCAACGACTGCCACTTCATGAAAATGAACACCCTGGAAAAACTGCGCGACTGCCTGCAATCCCTGCAACCGCAAATCGATATGCCAGCTGACATCCGGGAAAAGGCCACAGCCCCGCTGCTACGCATGCTTGAGCAGAGCAAAGGCTAG